In a single window of the Jaculus jaculus isolate mJacJac1 chromosome 9, mJacJac1.mat.Y.cur, whole genome shotgun sequence genome:
- the Krt35 gene encoding keratin, type I cuticular Ha5, whose protein sequence is MASKCLKANFSSGSLKSPGGAGGGSTRVSAMYSSGSCKLPSLSRGSRSFSVSSAGLGRGSYRAASCLPAGGFATSYGMGGGWFGEGIFTGSEKETMQVLNDRLASYLEKVRQLERENAELEQRIREWCEQQVPYMCPDFQSYFRTMEELHKKTLCSKSENARLVVEIDNAKLAADDFRTKYETELSLRQLVEADINGLRRILDELTLCKSDLEAQVESLKEELLCLKKNHEEEVNSLRCQLGDRLSVEVDAAPPVDLNRVLEEMRCQYETLVENNRRDAEDWYDAQTEELNQQVVSSSEQLQNYQANIIELRRTVNGLEIELQAQQSMRDALDSTLAETEARYSSQLSQMQCLITNVESQLSEIRADLERQNQEYQVLLDVRARLECEINTYRGLLESEDGKLPCNPCAPDQSSSKPRLLCLPAASCSPGPTPLTCSPRPVCVPCPGGRF, encoded by the exons ATGGCTTCCAAATGCCTGAAGGCCAACTTCTCCTCTGGGTCCCTCAAGAGCCCAGGCGGGGCTGGAGGGGGCTCCACACGCGTGTCCGCCATGTACTCCAGCGGCTCTTGCAAGCTGCCCAGTCTCTCCCGTGGAAGCCGGAGTTTCTCCGTGTCCTCGGCTGGGCTGGGCAGAGGCAGCTACCGAGCTGCCAGTTGCCTCCCTGCCGGAGGATTTGCCACCAGCTATGGCATGGGCGGGGGCTGGTTTGGAGAGGGCATCTTCACTGGCAGCGAGAAGGAGACCATGCAGGTCCTGAATGACCGCCTGGCCAGCTACCTGGAGAAGGTCCGGCAGCTGGAGAGGGAGAACGCCGAGCTGGAGCAGCGCATCCGCGAGTGGTGTGAACAGCAGGTGCCCTACATGTGCCCCGACTTCCAGTCTTACTTCCGGACCATGGAGGAACTCCACAAGAAG ACCTTGTGCAGCAAGTCTGAGAATGCCAGGCTGGTGGTGGAGATTGACAATGCCAAGCTGGCTGCCGACGACTTCAGGACCAA ATATGAGACGGAGCTGTCCCTGCGGCAGCTGGTGGAGGCCGACATCAACGGCCTGCGCAGGATCCTGGACGAGCTGACGCTGTGCAAGTCTGACCTGGAGGCGCAGGTGGAGTCCCTGAAGGAGGAGCTGCTGTGTCTCAAGAAGAACCACGAGGAG GAAGTGAACTCGCTGCGCTGCCAGCTTGGCGACCGGCTCAGCGTCGAGGTGGACGCCGCTCCTCCAGTGGACCTGAACCGGGTCCTGGAGGAGATGAGATGCCAGTACGAGACCCTGGTGGAGAACAACCGCCGGGATGCAGAGGACTGGTATGACGCCCAG ACTGAGGAGCTGAACCAGCAGGTGGTGTCCAGCTCAGAGCAGCTGCAGAACTACCAGGCGAACATTATCGAGCTGAGACGCACCGTCAACGGCCTGGAGATCGAGCTGCAGGCCCAGCAGAGCATG AGAGACGCTCTGGACTCCACCCTGGCTGAGACAGAGGCCCGCTACAGCTCCCAGCTGTCTCAAATGCAGTGCCTGATCACCAACGTGGAGTCCCAGCTCTCGGAgatccgggctgacctggagcggcAGAACCAGGAGTACCAGGTGCTGCTGGACGTGCGGGCCCGGCTGGAGTGTGAGATCAACACGTACAGGGGTCTGCTGGAGAGCGAGGACGGCAA GCTTCCCTGCAACCCATGTGCCCCAGATCAGTCTTCCTCCAAGCCTCGCCTCCTGTGCCTCCCAGCAGCCTCCTGCAGTCCTGGCCCAACCCCTCTAACCTGCAGTCCCCGCCCTGTTTGTGTGCCCTGCCCAGGAGGCCGGTTCTGA
- the Krt36 gene encoding keratin, type I cuticular Ha6: protein MTTQLCTPAFSTGSTRGLCGSTGSFSRMSSIHTMGSCKASGLVGTGGSMSTFRTGLSGFGSCLPGSYLFSGYPSSGFGGNGGWFSEGAFNGSEKETMQVLNDRLASYLEKVRQLERENAELEQRIREWYECQIPYVCPDYQSYFKTIEDFQQKILLTKSENARLVLQIDNAKLAADDFRTKYETELSLRQLVEADINGLRRILDELTLCKADLEAQVESLKEELLCLKRSHEEEVNALRSQLGDRLNVEVDAAPPVDLNKILDDMRCQYEALVENNRRDVEAWFNTQTEELNQQVVSSSEQLQCCQTEIIELRRNVNALEIELQAQQSMRNSLESTLAETEARYSSQLAQMQCMITNVESQLADIRCDLERQNHEYQVLLDVKARLESEIATYRRLLEGEDCKLPAHPCATECKPTMRVSYAPSGSCNPAGPCTPAPQVSTQIRTITEEIRDGKVISSREHVLPR, encoded by the exons ATGACCACCCAGCTCTGCACTCCGGCCTTCTCCACTGGGTCCACCAGGGGCCTCTGTGGGTCCACAGGCAGCTTCTCTCGGATGTCCTCCATCCACACCATGGGCTCCTGTAAGGCCTCTGGCTTGGTTGGCACTGGGGGTTCCATGTCGACCTTCAGGACGGGCCTCTCCGGCTTTGGGAGCTGCTTGCCTGGCTCCTACCTGTTTTCTGGGTACCCCTCCTCTGGCTTTGGTGGGAATGGAGGCTGGTTCTCCGAGGGCGCCTTCAACGGCAGCGAGAAGGAGACCATGCAGGTCCTGAACGACCGCCTGGCCAGCTACCTGGAGAAGGTCCGGCAGCTGGAGAGGGAGAACGCCGAGCTGGAGCAGCGCATCCGGGAGTGGTATGAGTGTCAGATCCCATACGTCTGCCCCGACTACCAGTCCTACTTCAAGACCATCGAGGACTTCCAGCAGAAG ATCCTGTTGACCAAGTCTGAGAATGCCAGGCTGGTCTTGCAAATCGACAATGCCAAGCTGGCTGCTGATGACTTCCGGACCAA GTACGAGACGGAGCTGTCCCTGCGGCAGCTGGTGGAGGCCGACATCAACGGCCTGCGCAGGATCCTGGATGAGCTGACCCTGtgcaaggctgacctggaggcgCAGGTGGAGTCCCTGAAGGAGGAGCTGCTGTGTCTCAAGAGGAGCCATGAGGAG GAAGTCAATGCACTCCGCAGCCAACTCGGGGACCGACTGAACGTGGAGGTGGATGCCGCTCCCCCAGTGGACCTCAACAAGATATTGGATGACATGAGATGCCAGTATGAGGCCCTGGTGGAGAATAACCGCAGAGACGTGGAGGCCTGGTTCAACACCCAG ACCGAGGAGCTGAACCAGCAGGTGGTGTCCAGCTCCGAGCAGCTGCAGTGCTGCCAGACGGAGATCATCGAGCTGCGACGCAACGTCAACGCCCTGGAGATCGAGCTGCAGGCGCAGCAGAGCATG CGGAATTCCCTGGAATCCACCCTGGCCGAGACGGAGGCCCGCTACAGCTCCCAGCTGGCCCAGATGCAGTGCATGATCACCAACGTGGAGTCCCAGCTGGCCGACATCCGCTGTGACCTGGAGCGGCAGAACCATGAGTACCAGGTGCTGCTGGACGTGAAGGCCCGGCTGGAGTCCGAGATTGCCACCTACCGCCGCCTGCTGGAGGGGGAAGACTGCAA GCTTCCTGCCCATCCTTGTGCCACGGAATGCAAACCTACCATGAGAGTTTCTTATGCTCCCTCCGGGTCCTGCAACCCAGCTGGGCCCTGCACCCCGGCCCCCCAAGTCAGCACCCAGATCCGCACCATCACTGAGGAGATCAGAGATGGGAAAGTCATCTCCTCCCGGGAGCACGTGCTGCCCCGCTAG